caacaataacagaaccgatgtagtctccaatcattgggggtatgagcgggggaggattggagacagacgtaacatttggcaatatgcacaaagtagcTGCTATCAGAATACCACTACCTGTTTTACATTCCATCAAAGCATTCTTCCAAAACCTCTTACCTTTTTACTTTACCTTCATCTTCTTAGAGCTAATAGCCTACTATGCACTCTTTGATTCTGTCTGTTACTATCCAGGTGGCTCTTGACCTTGGCATAACCGACTTTCTCAATGAGCGTTCCAATAGCAAAATAATTGTATCAAGCTATCTTAACGGTGGAAGACCTTCAAAAGAGAAACTTGGTAACCTGATTGCATGCCAGCAATCTACGGGAGCAGATGTCATCAAGCTTGTGGTTGATGTGGTTTATATTACTGATGTAGCTCCACTTTTCCATATGCTCACCCATTGTCAGGTACTTGTTATCACCACTAGGCAAATTAGAGAACCAAAATTCTACTTAAGGTATGCTTGCTCAGCCAACTTCTAAATGATTTGCTGCAGTGTCTTTGATTGTTAGGTATAGTGCTTTCCATGTGATTTTAAACCTTTCCGGCCAAATTTGTTGTCGAACACAACATCAAATCAGATCTTACAAAGCAATTTTTTCTcttgatgcttttttttttccatctgaAAGCTACttcattttgattttaattGGCATTCCATCTGGCATCCACCTTTGATACGCTTCAGCAGGTGGTATCATGATCCCATTTTTTTGACTTATGCTGATGGTTTGCTCCTTCCATTATGGTTTTGTCCACTGTTGTTTCCTCTCTCACCTCTACAATTTTTGACTTCTCATAACTGGAGTTCGTAATTACTTTCATTCGTATAGTAGCATAATGTAGTCAACTTATGTTAGGTCTACCTGCAGGTACCGCTAATTGTTAGAGCAGTTGGTGATAGAGGTCTTATAAGTCAACTGTTGGGGCCAAAATTTGGTGCGTTTTTAGTCTGTGGATCTCTAGGAGGCACATCCACACCCGGATTGCCACCTATTGTCAGCATCAAACAAGTTTACAAACTTGAACATATAAATGCAAATACAAAAGTATTTGGCGTCATCTCAAATCCAGTAGGCCATAGCAAAGGCCCTCTTCTGCATAACCCTGCCTTTAGACACACAGGATATAATGGAATTTATGTTCCAATGCTTGTCGATGATATCAAGGAATTCTTCAGGGTCTATTCAGGCACTGACTTTGCCGGATTCAGGTATGTAACCACTTTATTACAGTAGAGACGGGAacgtttttttgcttttgtatgtaaacattgtttcttttttcatgcaaataaaagaaaagacttgaaatttacaaagtttttttttatcatgccTTGAATCCCCTATTCTTCTTCATGCAACGACTTACAGAAAGGCACTTATAATCTTCCCAATCTTCTTCATATGAAGAGTTACAAAGATCCTTTTTTCTGGATAGTGGTAATTGGTTAGCAAGAGTACTTGAGTCGGTGAATGTTGCCTTTTACTTGAGTGATAAAATAGTTGCTTATGAATAGATATAGTATTCCATTTTATTCATGTCCTCGTGAATATTTCAGTTTATTCCTTTcttcaactttctttttttcaatcgTAAATAATATCCTCTGCAAgcatgattttgtttttgaaaatcttTTGTGATGGGCATCTGCTCATAGGCATAGCATGCTTCAGGAAACACATATATGAGCAATGATTCAACCTTCTTGAGAACTGTCACCGCATTGTATCCGAGGCAcataaaattttctaatttgGCTTGTTGAtaatctatgaagcaccgacacctctagaggtcgaagtaTCGTAGTGTCGGACACGGGAACACGGCGGGGACATGTATgagacacgccacgtggcgtgtcccatatttAACATAACGGCTGGGGACACTGATGGGGACATGGCaagggccaaactgtaattttttttaaaattgggggtcaaattgtaatttttgttaaaaaatttggggccaaattataaatttttaaaaatttctgggtgtcacactataattatttatttatttatataaataataaataaataaatatacacgtggcgtgtccccacTGTGTccatgtccccatttttttagaattcccgtgtccgtgcatcatagttGATAATTGATGGAACCAAATGTTGTTGGGTGCTACTATCTGCTAAGTTGATGCAAACCAAGGTCATAGAACTAGGGGTTCCTATTTAGAACCAATATAAACTTATTGAGTAGATTTTCTAATGCAAAGATTTGCTTTCCTTTGATTGGCCTTTTAGTGTTGGGATCCCGCATAAGGAAGCAGCAGTAGAGTGCTGTGATGAAGTCCATCCTCTTGCTAAGGTCTGACAATTTTGCTGTGCagttttgttagtttttcaaaCAGTTTCATAAGGCAAGCAATTTTGATCCCTTTCTTCAAATATGTTTTACCTGATGTCATTAACGAAGTTGAATGGATATCCATTACCCTGTTGGCATGAGTCATTGCTTTACTTCTTCTAGGATCGTATCATATGCCAAAAGATATAGCGTCTGAATGCAGGCATGTGATAAGTCTTCTGAAGCTCGTGTTTGCTTGGTTAAGTGAGCTTCCAATCCAATGGTGATGAGATTTACGTAAGATGAATCTAAGCCAAGCCTCTGTTGAGTTGTTGTGCCGTCGGTCAAATTTTATTCTCCTCATATTTTCTATCTTGATGAACATTGGGATTCCGTTGGCTGCAATTTTTCCCGCCTAAGACATGACACAATTCTATCATCAAGGTCAACTAACTACCATCTGGTTGAGTAAACTTTCTTCAAATCTAGGGTGATTCGGCAATTGGATGTGTAAATTTTTTGGCACAAAATGTAGGTTTTAGTTCCAGATGCAGTATATTTATGattgtagtgtctaagctttctaaGCGGTGGCTTGCTTTGTCAATCAGTCCATCGGAGCTGTAAATACCATTATAAGGAGGCCTACTGATGGGAAGCTGGTTGGTTTCAATACGGATTGTGAGGCTTCTATAACTGCGATCGAGGATGCCTTGATAGGTACTGTGATTTATTTTAGAAGGACAGGATCTTGAATTGTATTGCATCTTTTGCGTTTCATGGAAGTTAACTGTAGTGCATCGCCATTGATTTACTGCTTTTGAACATGAGTGGTCTCTTTGGAAGAAAATTGTCTTAAAATTCAAGCATGCAATTTGATTATGAAGGAGTTGATTGCATCCGAGCTGATTTTGTCAAAGTTAGAAGAAACCCGAGTTAATAACATGTAAGTCCAATTCACAAGGTTTAAGGCACATGCTAAGAAGTTTATTTGCTTTTTGTGGGTTGAACAGAAAGACAAGTTGCCAATGGGGAAGCATTGCATACCTCTCCCATTGCTGGGAAAGTGTTTGTGTTGGTTGGAGCTGGAGGTGCTGGAAGAGCACTGGCTTTTGGTGCAAAAAACCGAGGGGCAAGGGTTGTTATTTTCAACCGCAATTTTGGTAAATGCAAAAGATTTCTGCCCGCTTAGGATTGATGTGGAGCAATTTTTTCTAGCTTTCTTGACTGTTTCTGTTCTTTTTGAAAGAGAGAGCAATGGCACTGGCGCAAGCAGTTTCTGGTGAAGCACTGCCATACGAATGTTTAGACACATTCTGTGCTGAGAATGGAATGATCCTCGCAAATGCTTCTGCTGTGGGCATGCAGCCAAATTGTGATCAAAGTCCTGTTTCCAaggttctttctctctctctctctctctctctctctctctctctctctctctctcacgcacaCAAGGAATATGGTATGCGCACAAAATGAACGAGTTATCCTTCTTTCCCAAACTTTAGGAGGCATTGGGATCATATCAGCTGGTTTTTGATGCTGTATATACACCTAGAAACACTAGGCTCTTACGAgaagctgcagaagtgggagccGTAGTGGTGAGCGGCGTTGAGATGTTCGTAAGGCAGGCTCTTGGTCAGTTCAAGTTGTTCACTGGTGGATTAGGTATATCCCCCTTCACCACATCATGAATTCTATAACAAGCAGGAAATGGAGGGTGTTTGTATGGATCTTGAGCAGGTTTTACATGATTCATGGTGTATTGACTTTTGTGATCTCACTGTTTTGCAGCACCAGAAGATTTCATGCGCCATACTGTTTTACAACAATTTTGATTGGTCAAGGTAATAATCACTAGAGAGTTATAGTATTTCGTTGTAAAGCAGTCATTCAAGTTTATGTTCAAGGTATGACAATTTGTAAATCCTTTCAGCAATTAATACCATATCTTTGGATGCCCAGAATGGGCCTGTTTGGTAGCCCTTTCTTTGGTAgccctttcttttcaaatactCCTAGAACACTGTCGTTAGAATGGTATCGTATCAATCTGAGGttaccttttatttttaaattgtgtTCCACTCgccttttcttttaatttttcaaaattgttttcctCGTTTTAGAAGGACAGAAGCATTTCAAAATATTGCAGTAGATGAGTAATATGAGACCAAATAATCGATTAGAAGTCAAttcatcaaaaaagaaaacgagaAGCTATGCGTAAGTTTATAAAAAGTTACGGTATCAATAAATCCATCACCTTAGGTTAGTGTACCACAAGTAATAGAAAACCATGACGAGAAGAACAATAAAATCTCGCACTTTGCAAAGGATTGACCCCTTGACCTCTACTTTGGAGCGTACATGGATGCAAATTGAGCTACCTCATGAGTTATAACACCCCCAAAAGATGATACCTCATGAGCTGCCTCATGAGTTTTTTCTTGGTTTAGTTTGATCATTCCACCAGATTAGTCTTCTCATACATATTGAAAAGGTAAATGCCAAGCACTTCCTATTACAAAGCCATTCAATACCAATAGAGCCCCAAGTCCTTGCCCTGCATCTTGGGTTatgggaaaaaagaaatgaaaaaaacagAACACCAACAACAGCAACTAGGTACAAATTCAACCTTTGCAACTAGGCACAACCAATAAAACAAATCAAACGACAGCTAGTTTGGAAATCTGGAAAACCAAAGGAAacgaaaaaaaagtaaagaaaagaaaaggaaacgaAAACCACTAAGCAGAACAAaagacttttttctttttcttttttatcagtgATATACACGTTTTAGTGTATATTACATCGCTTAAATTAGTACTTTGTTAGAACTATTTTATACAGTATTATAATAATCTTATTTTTAGTTGTATTTTTATGTTTGCAGGTATTAAATAAGGTTGCTTAATAAATTGGAACCTAGAGAGGAAACAATAAGTAATAAACATGGAGCAATTAGGAGCAAACATTCCTGCAGCTCAAGTGGCAAACTTGCATTAGCTAAACACAGAAGGTCCTTCTAGAAGTCACATTTTTGATGAAAGGAAGATGAAAGTGCAAAGTACCGAATAGTTTTCTCCAATTACACCACCATGAGGAGCACAGGATAATTCTCCTCCTGCGTACAAGACAACTGTGCCATCCTGAGACCCATAATTTTCCTTTACTCTGATACTCTCTCCATCTGTTATTTCTCTTCCCAATTTTTCCCACATCTCCCATTACTCTTTCTTCATTCAATTCTATCCTTTTTCCCAACTACATTTGCTCTTCTCAAGGAGGCATCTTGGAGATCTTTAAAAAGAGGAGTGTACGTAGGAGAGGGGAGGAGGAGACCAGAGAAAAATCGTACtccattttctatttttaattttgtttttgcttttcttaTTCTTTGATAGTTGTGATCAAAGAAATCAAGGAAGACAATTGCTTGTAAGTTGATTtatgcattttaaaaaagttgcTTTCGATTATTGTCTCTCATTTCAATTATGAGTAGCTAAATTAGTTGTTGGGACTAGGATGAAATTACATGCTTAaatatctattttatttatgtGACTTAATTTCTCCAAACAAAAGCATGGTTTAAATCGTTAAGAGTCCTTCTTGTTCTCTTGCCTATTTTTCATCGAACAATtaaaattggattttcattGTGTTTTGTTGGATTCAATTTATGATTTGTGAAAAACGGATATAAATTGTGTTTTGATGGATTCAATGaatgttttgattttatacATCTGTTTGGCAAAAGAAGAactaaaatagtaaaagctAAGAAAAAGAGTTGTCTTGTATATTTTCCACAATAAAAGAGCTTTGCTGCCAACTTATTGTGTAGAGAAATTGGAGAATTGAGAAACATAAATATTATGGATATGATGAATGTAATGGATTCCAATGCCCTAATATTTTTATCATcacttttagtacttttaattCTTGTAGGTTTATTTTTCtcaacccaaacaaaatattgtTGAACTAGATTAGGAAATTTAATTTGAGATTCTTAGAGTTATTTAACTGCGTTCTATCCGTAATAGATCCGTAATAGtccctgtgggttcgacctcgcaCTTACTAAACTATACTTTGGTACGATTCGTGCACTTACGAGTACAGTAAAATTTATCACAACAATCAGCAAAGAAAGAATTTCCAGCAGAACAAAAGACTTAAAAGGAGATGAACCCCAGAGGGAGACTAACTCCTCCTCCCTAGACACTCAGAGCTGCCTATTAAAAGGGATATTCATCCCCTCCTCCAAGAACAAAACTAGCATTTGCTACCATCCTCAATCGTAGCCAAAACAGCTGCCGGTTAAGAAACACGAACATGTCTCCAGCCTCACCTCACTTCTCTATTACAAGACTAGATCATCAATAGAATGAAAAGGTTTGCAAGTTGTTCTTTTGCTCTTTCTATCTTGGCATTGGCATCACGGATGTGAAAAGTAGTCTTTCATCATCAAAGAGGAAAATTCTAACTCATTGTTTGGTGCTTTATTCCACTGATAAAAGCTGATCTTTTCAGATGGTAAGAGAGAAAAAGGATAGAAACTAAGCCCCCATGCCCATGAAGTACAGTCAGTCATGGATCCCAGGTTCTTTAGGTGTCAGCTTTCCCTTTCATACTTCAAGAGTACTCACAGCTTGAGAATAGTGCTTactaagatgatgatgatgtgttCTATCGACCATTAATTCAGCAATCAGATAGAGCAAGGTTGAGAATTTTGGAGTGGGAATGGATTTTAGCACGCCGTTTATACCCCAAAAtgcactctcttttttctctttatgcATGTGACTTTACAGTCATTCATACAGTgaataaaaaccaaaagaaagtGCATCTGAgtaaaaggggagtgtgaaaaaatcaattcccttgtGGAGTTGCACTATAACACAAACGACTAGTTTaggtcttcttcctcttccccaAACCAGACTATCCACTACTATCATGTCACTTTTCTTGACTACACATCTGCAGGTTTACTGTAAATATATCCAAACAAcattaatctattttctctcaacttatcTTCTATAGGTACAACTCCTTCCGTCTCACGcgtagttttgttttcaattctatcACTCTTAGTCTTACCACATATCCACCTCAACATCCTCATTTCATCATCTTACTCACTTGTTGCTTCTTTTTAGGCCAACACTCTGTTTCAGACATGGCTGGTCAGATagcaattttgaaaaattttcttttgaatttgttagGTATTCTTTGATCACACAATACACCAGAAGTGgctctccacttgagccacccaaCTTGGATCCGAAGGGTTATATCATCCGTAATCTCTCCATCCTTGCTAAAAATTAAACATAAATACCCAAAATGCTCACTTTTTGGTATCTCTTGATCCAAATCCTCATTTCCTCTGTCTGATCACTTCTATTGTCACTAAACTTACAGTGCATAAACTCAGTTTTGCTACTACTTATTCCAAATCTTTTGGACTCTAATGCTTCTCTCTAAATTTCTAATTTAGCATTAACCCCCCTTGTAGTTTCATCCACTAAGACAATATCATCAGCTAACAACATATATACCACGGAATATCATCTTGAATATGTCTAGTCAgctcatccataactaaggcaaaaaggTAAGGGCTCAAAGCTGACCTTTGGTGTAGTCCTATCGTAATTGGGAATTCACTTGTTTCTCATACTGGcgatctaatggtagtgacatTTTATTCTAATCCCTCCGTAAACTTTTCCTACTCCTCTGTCGTgcattaaaaacacttttacCTTACTAAGCATAACAAGGACATCACAATTCACAACCAGAAAAAAATAGGTTTCGCACGTCCTTTCTTCTGATCAGACAACTGAAACATACTTGAGTTAACTTGTTAGAGGGTCAAATCAGGGATCACATTAAGCAACAAACATGATGAATCAAAGGCAAACGTTAGAGGCCAATGACCTCACATATCAATAGCACAAGTCATGCAATCAAATAGAGTAATAGATTTGTCCGATAAGCAGAAGTAAAATGTTAGCCAGGTGATCTGGGTGGTGATAACATTGTAGTCTGTGATACCAAAACACGTTAGAGCAACATATGCAACGAAGACCTAGTATCAGGAAAATGTTCAATATATTCCTCGAAAAGTCATACCAAAAACACATTGGCTCCATTATTCAGATAGGAGATAGGCTTTCAATAAAGGGAAAAGCACTAACATAACCATTGTGCACCAAGTCATGAAGCACATTCCATGTCTTCCGCTTTAGATTATAGGAAACGATCTTCTTTGGAATAGCTAATACGAGTGtgaaatcattttccttttctccctTCACAACAAACAGAACTTTAACTTCCCACTTAGATTCGTTTTTTATCTCAGGGTTTTCAAGTATTAATGGCCTAAGATCGACCCGGCATTTCACCATCCAACCACGGTAATCCTTGTCCATCTCAGGGATTTGTAATCCCGCAGCATACCTCAAACAAGACTGAATAAGAATCAAACTGCCACCACTTTCTCCAAAAAACTTAATCTCCAGAGTACGAATTTGGGGAGTTGGAGGGTTCGGCATTACTGTCATCTCCTCTGTATTGAGGTCGAATCTCCAGAGACCATTGTCATGGATTAATAAATGGAATGCTCCATTCCAGTAGATACCGCCTCCACGATACCTTTGTTTTGGGAAAACCTTATTCCTACATTTTCTCTGAGAGCAGTAGACATCGAGCTCAAAAGGGAGTCGAAGCACATGCCTAAACAACAAAACTTTGTAGTGAGGTGATTTTGAAGGATCAAAAGCCAAATAAGCATGCCAGGAAGCCGCTGCGTAAAGTCTACGATTGTATGACTCAAATGGATGCGAAATAGGAAGTATTGTGTATTGCTTTGTG
The sequence above is a segment of the Rhododendron vialii isolate Sample 1 chromosome 13a, ASM3025357v1 genome. Coding sequences within it:
- the LOC131315147 gene encoding bifunctional 3-dehydroquinate dehydratase/shikimate dehydrogenase, chloroplastic-like, which gives rise to MVRARRSDLLVCTTLDCETKEEMVASMEKAKEEGADLVELHLDSMSFSHISEVEQLLSQRTLPAIVSFRLNSSRKLSRGGECRRSRCLQVLKLAVQLDVEFVEIDLEVALDLGITDFLNERSNSKIIVSSYLNGGRPSKEKLGNLIACQQSTGADVIKLVVDVVYITDVAPLFHMLTHCQVPLIVRAVGDRGLISQLLGPKFGAFLVCGSLGGTSTPGLPPIVSIKQVYKLEHINANTKVFGVISNPVGHSKGPLLHNPAFRHTGYNGIYVPMLVDDIKEFFRVYSGTDFAGFSVGIPHKEAAVECCDEVHPLAKSIGAVNTIIRRPTDGKLVGFNTDCEASITAIEDALIERQVANGEALHTSPIAGKVFVLVGAGGAGRALAFGAKNRGARVVIFNRNFERAMALAQAVSGEALPYECLDTFCAENGMILANASAVGMQPNCDQSPVSKEALGSYQLVFDAVYTPRNTRLLREAAEVGAVVVSGVEMFVRQALGQFKLFTGGLAPEDFMRHTVLQQF